A single genomic interval of Alteromonas sp. BL110 harbors:
- a CDS encoding CDP-glycerol glycerophosphotransferase family protein: MKIAFDTVNVYYLPQFIPICEELAKRGHKVKLVCYSNKNNVQKFEKVLLSLGYEFCWVDDDKAARDFYLKESPDWIFFGNGFPYLDDIHKASKTAQLGHGIGPKPSYYHKSATPMTVRFIEGKLRLAKIRELYPNDEFVQVGFSKLDPLFNNTETGLKYNELGLDENKPTLLFAPTFNPSSLECFPDNWPSHFPDFNILIKPHTFTYSREAYKNQRKKLKKWEEFSNTYVATETDISLLPFMKEADILVSEASSTLFEFVALSKPVIVCNFFKLKWSYRGIFKYRFKKRFGKDNVIYQNIGLHINSYKELRGAIEKQLENRDLYKEEREAYTEDHVGPTDGKSSLRIVDYIEKN; this comes from the coding sequence ATGAAGATAGCTTTTGACACCGTTAATGTATATTACTTACCTCAATTTATTCCTATATGTGAAGAACTTGCTAAGCGCGGTCATAAAGTTAAACTCGTTTGCTATAGCAATAAAAACAATGTTCAGAAATTCGAAAAAGTTTTATTGTCGCTAGGCTATGAGTTTTGCTGGGTAGATGATGATAAAGCCGCCAGAGACTTTTATTTGAAAGAGTCCCCTGATTGGATTTTCTTTGGCAATGGCTTTCCTTACTTAGATGATATTCACAAAGCCAGTAAAACCGCACAACTCGGTCATGGTATTGGGCCTAAACCTAGCTACTATCACAAATCAGCTACGCCTATGACGGTTAGGTTTATAGAGGGTAAACTACGTTTAGCTAAGATTAGAGAGCTATACCCGAATGACGAGTTTGTTCAGGTTGGCTTTTCCAAGCTCGATCCCTTATTCAACAATACAGAAACAGGTTTAAAGTACAATGAATTGGGTTTGGATGAGAATAAGCCGACCCTATTGTTCGCTCCCACGTTTAACCCAAGCTCACTTGAATGTTTTCCTGATAATTGGCCAAGCCACTTTCCTGATTTCAATATTCTTATCAAGCCACATACCTTTACCTACTCTCGTGAAGCTTACAAAAATCAGCGGAAAAAACTGAAAAAGTGGGAAGAGTTTAGCAACACCTATGTAGCAACTGAAACAGACATATCTTTACTTCCTTTTATGAAAGAAGCGGATATTTTAGTCAGTGAAGCATCGAGCACACTCTTTGAGTTTGTTGCGTTATCTAAACCTGTGATTGTATGTAATTTCTTTAAGTTGAAGTGGTCGTATCGAGGTATTTTCAAATACCGCTTTAAGAAGCGCTTTGGTAAAGATAACGTGATTTATCAAAATATCGGGCTTCATATAAACAGTTATAAAGAACTACGAGGCGCGATAGAAAAGCAATTAGAAAATAGAGATTTATATAAAGAAGAGCGTGAGGCATATACGGAAGATCACGTAGGCCCTACGGATGGTAAAAGCTCGCTACGCATAGTTGATTATATTGAGAAAAATTAA
- a CDS encoding recombinase RecA: MKKTLSTLNNHPHIWRARDQKQSETKFSLGFSCLDKALNGGVASTGLVRISSLTGVGELSLFKRVICQHRTHKLVVFINPPGLLQSPWLENLGLKAQQVLVVKTSAAQEALWAAEQCLKSTACHCVVLWSDAVNQKEARRLQVAATHNDALCLLYTPPQHQLSQTSSHTPSQNDNSLPITLDIALLGKPHAVSVNIRKQRHGWPKDNIVISHRWTPDNHAIKWAMAHNTLSDQALHSVN; this comes from the coding sequence ATGAAAAAAACGTTATCCACGCTTAATAATCATCCGCATATTTGGCGGGCTAGAGACCAGAAACAAAGTGAAACTAAATTTTCGCTGGGTTTTTCGTGTCTGGATAAAGCACTTAACGGTGGCGTTGCCTCTACAGGTCTTGTACGTATTTCCTCACTCACTGGCGTAGGTGAACTTTCGCTATTTAAACGGGTTATTTGCCAGCATCGCACACATAAACTGGTGGTATTTATTAACCCTCCGGGGCTACTACAGTCACCTTGGTTAGAAAATCTGGGGCTTAAAGCGCAACAAGTGCTGGTAGTAAAAACAAGTGCAGCACAGGAGGCGTTGTGGGCGGCAGAGCAATGTTTAAAAAGCACAGCTTGCCATTGCGTGGTACTGTGGAGCGATGCTGTAAATCAAAAAGAAGCGCGCCGTCTGCAAGTTGCAGCAACGCATAATGATGCGCTGTGCTTGCTGTATACTCCACCGCAACACCAGTTATCACAAACAAGCTCGCACACACCAAGCCAAAACGATAACTCATTGCCCATTACTTTAGATATTGCGCTACTTGGCAAACCCCACGCTGTGTCGGTGAACATACGCAAACAACGTCATGGGTGGCCAAAAGATAACATTGTTATTTCTCATCGGTGGACCCCTGATAATCATGCCATTAAATGGGCCATGGCACATAACACGCTTTCCGATCAGGCTTTACACTCTGTGAACTAA
- a CDS encoding Y-family DNA polymerase produces the protein MLWAYIYCYQLTLDSHIQAATSKRAHRQGARNEANKSSSPLPSNTPIAVYCSKTNKITQCNDIAKKEGIEIDHGLAQAAALCPYVHILPFSEEAEKHMLTQLAHRLYPLASDIVLDSHIHSNSVNGLAVRLDNLTHYYGGHKPLWKTLTQALAEADIRYHFASAWTIEAAKVLALHKHNTYLHTPDDIKKALSTCPLSITALSPKVIEPLARVGVTRVQQLLAMPVQELGRRFDNNTIMYLTALRGETFPRVTLFRPLEHFDNFTLLPFDIENTQHLTPFVTQQFEHLSHYLRARNLYTSSIGVHVHFREAPVMDINIQSALPQSSVQSWLPLFSLKTENLELPEPATAIALTCQQFEEIDSQNGDFFSDRFNDVAQKQLVGRLNAKLGDNSTFQPRAADSHQFEYMTATESSAGDGTGNYAYSSDITPTFTFDTPKPLIQATQICFGPVRLHSEWWHDSPTKRDYFIAQTEQCVRLLVFKDEESCWWVQGLFC, from the coding sequence ATGCTGTGGGCCTATATTTACTGTTATCAACTTACTTTAGACAGCCACATACAAGCGGCTACAAGTAAACGTGCGCACAGGCAAGGGGCTAGAAACGAAGCTAACAAAAGTTCTTCGCCATTACCGTCGAATACACCTATTGCTGTGTATTGCAGTAAAACGAACAAAATTACGCAGTGTAATGATATTGCGAAAAAAGAAGGCATTGAAATTGATCATGGACTTGCCCAAGCCGCGGCACTGTGCCCCTACGTGCATATTCTGCCTTTCAGTGAAGAAGCCGAAAAGCATATGCTGACACAACTAGCCCATCGGCTGTACCCTCTTGCTTCTGACATCGTACTAGACAGCCACATTCACTCGAATAGCGTAAATGGTCTGGCAGTAAGGCTAGATAACCTAACTCATTACTATGGCGGGCATAAGCCACTATGGAAAACCCTAACTCAAGCACTCGCAGAGGCAGATATTCGTTATCATTTTGCCAGTGCATGGACAATTGAGGCCGCAAAGGTATTAGCCCTTCATAAACACAATACCTATTTACATACGCCCGATGACATAAAAAAAGCGCTCAGTACGTGTCCGCTTTCTATTACAGCTTTGTCACCTAAAGTCATTGAGCCCCTGGCAAGGGTGGGGGTTACCCGTGTACAGCAGCTATTGGCCATGCCGGTACAAGAACTGGGGCGGCGCTTCGACAATAACACCATTATGTATCTAACTGCGCTCAGAGGAGAAACTTTTCCCCGCGTTACGCTATTTAGGCCTTTAGAGCATTTTGATAACTTTACCTTATTGCCTTTTGATATTGAAAACACGCAGCACCTAACCCCTTTCGTCACGCAGCAATTTGAGCATTTGTCCCACTATTTACGCGCCAGGAACTTATATACATCGAGCATCGGCGTGCACGTACACTTCAGAGAAGCGCCTGTAATGGATATTAATATTCAATCGGCTCTTCCTCAGTCCTCAGTACAAAGTTGGCTACCGCTGTTTAGCCTTAAAACTGAGAACTTGGAGTTACCCGAACCTGCCACAGCGATTGCGCTCACCTGTCAGCAATTTGAAGAAATAGATTCGCAGAATGGCGACTTTTTTAGCGATAGGTTTAATGACGTTGCACAAAAACAATTAGTTGGGCGCTTAAATGCCAAGCTAGGCGATAACAGTACGTTTCAACCTCGCGCTGCCGACAGTCATCAGTTTGAATACATGACGGCAACTGAATCGAGCGCTGGCGACGGCACCGGTAATTACGCTTATAGCAGTGACATTACGCCCACTTTTACCTTTGATACACCTAAGCCGCTTATTCAGGCGACCCAAATTTGCTTTGGCCCCGTGCGGTTACACAGCGAGTGGTGGCACGACAGTCCAACAAAGCGAGATTATTTCATCGCCCAGACTGAGCAATGTGTAAGACTTTTAGTATTTAAAGACGAAGAGAGCTGCTGGTGGGTACAGGGCCTTTTTTGCTAG
- a CDS encoding adenylyltransferase/cytidyltransferase family protein has product MLNTTLSKFGYPDNLLKTYDYWHVLLRPGQVTLGSLVLICKDNVFNYSDISEEAAREQKIVVADIEKVLKKRFNFCKINYLMLMMVDPAVHFHVIPRYEHPVIFCEESFEDKHWPKPPVLSEKLELDDDYFTELRATLRADFALLSSTNASETGKKYQRMYTSGCFDIFHQGHLNILKKTKALCDYLIVGVSTDDLIEKSKGRPPLIPFEERISILESNRYVDEVIPQVDKNKQRVVDEYNIDAISVGSDWKGKYPSVTCDMVYFDYTPNVSSTVLKRKL; this is encoded by the coding sequence ATGCTTAACACTACCTTATCTAAATTTGGTTATCCCGATAATCTTCTTAAAACATACGACTACTGGCATGTTTTACTCAGACCTGGACAGGTAACACTTGGTTCATTAGTTCTTATATGTAAAGACAATGTCTTTAACTATTCTGATATTTCAGAAGAGGCGGCTAGAGAACAAAAGATCGTTGTTGCAGATATAGAAAAGGTGCTCAAAAAACGCTTCAACTTCTGCAAAATAAACTATTTAATGTTAATGATGGTGGATCCTGCTGTCCATTTCCACGTTATTCCCCGTTATGAACATCCAGTGATTTTTTGCGAAGAATCTTTTGAAGACAAACATTGGCCTAAGCCACCTGTCTTAAGCGAAAAGCTTGAATTAGATGATGATTATTTTACTGAATTAAGAGCAACGTTACGCGCTGACTTTGCATTACTTTCATCTACTAACGCATCCGAGACGGGTAAAAAATATCAAAGAATGTATACATCAGGCTGCTTTGACATTTTTCATCAAGGGCACCTAAATATACTGAAGAAGACAAAAGCGCTTTGTGATTATTTGATTGTAGGCGTCTCTACCGACGATCTCATCGAGAAGTCTAAAGGACGCCCACCGCTTATCCCGTTTGAGGAACGAATTTCCATCCTCGAGTCCAACCGATATGTGGATGAAGTTATCCCTCAGGTGGATAAAAATAAACAAAGAGTGGTAGATGAATACAATATTGATGCGATTTCAGTGGGTTCTGATTGGAAGGGAAAATATCCTAGCGTAACCTGTGATATGGTTTATTTTGACTATACACCCAACGTTAGCTCTACCGTCCTTAAAAGAAAGCTATAA
- a CDS encoding M28 family metallopeptidase encodes MIKKLLIGSAMTAMTFAATAHNHASTDNAFNPDTQRIKSHLFFLADDLLEGRDTGSRGHEIAALYIATEFAKYGLKPAGTDGYVQNVSFRKANLVQESPKFTFTQNGETINFDYPKEYLASPSLLSTEANVKGEMVFVGYGIVADELSHDDYKDLDVKGKIVVALAGKPSDFPSEEGAHFASGYQKQKYAVDNGAIGMITITTPKNEKVRPYQSRLNYIHTPRMAWLDDKGQPANRFSQLKGGAYMSEGAAIKLFEGAEKSLDDVYAQLEADKVPQGFALNGVVDISKKSVHDTITSPNVVGILEGSDPELKNEYVVFSAHSDHIGFAKTVKKDNINNGAMDNASGTSVMLETARLFSEMKEKPKRSILFVSVTGEEKGLLGADYFARNPTVPVTSMVANVNLDMPILTYEFADVIAFGANHSDLQESVEKAAANADIELSPDPWPEQALFTRSDHYAFVKQGVPSVFMVPGLKSKDPNVDGSKVFGQFLSTHYHKPSDDINQPFNWNAAETFTKVNAQIGWTLANQKDKPKWNDGDFFGNTFSK; translated from the coding sequence ATGATAAAAAAACTACTTATAGGTAGTGCAATGACGGCAATGACCTTTGCTGCTACTGCGCATAACCACGCATCGACAGACAATGCTTTCAACCCTGATACACAGCGTATTAAATCACATCTGTTTTTCTTAGCAGATGATTTACTTGAAGGTCGTGATACTGGCTCTCGCGGTCATGAAATTGCGGCGCTTTATATTGCTACCGAATTTGCCAAATATGGTTTAAAGCCGGCAGGTACAGACGGTTACGTACAAAACGTATCGTTTCGTAAAGCTAATCTGGTTCAAGAATCTCCTAAGTTTACCTTCACCCAAAACGGCGAGACCATCAATTTTGATTATCCAAAAGAGTACTTAGCTAGTCCGAGCTTGCTTAGCACCGAGGCCAATGTAAAAGGCGAAATGGTATTTGTCGGCTACGGTATCGTAGCTGACGAGCTATCTCACGACGATTACAAAGACCTAGATGTAAAAGGTAAAATTGTGGTGGCCCTTGCGGGCAAACCCAGCGACTTTCCATCAGAAGAGGGCGCTCACTTTGCCTCTGGCTATCAAAAGCAAAAGTATGCGGTAGATAATGGTGCTATTGGCATGATCACCATTACTACGCCTAAAAATGAAAAAGTGCGCCCTTATCAAAGTCGTTTGAACTACATTCATACACCGCGTATGGCCTGGTTAGACGACAAAGGTCAGCCTGCGAACCGCTTTTCTCAGCTTAAAGGCGGGGCTTATATGAGTGAAGGGGCTGCGATTAAGTTATTTGAAGGCGCAGAAAAAAGCCTTGATGATGTTTATGCACAGCTTGAAGCAGACAAAGTACCGCAAGGTTTTGCGTTAAACGGTGTGGTAGATATCAGCAAGAAGAGCGTGCACGACACCATTACAAGCCCAAATGTTGTAGGTATATTAGAAGGCTCAGATCCCGAGCTTAAAAACGAATACGTGGTTTTCTCTGCTCACTCTGATCACATTGGCTTTGCCAAAACAGTGAAGAAAGACAACATTAACAATGGTGCCATGGACAATGCGTCTGGTACGTCAGTGATGTTAGAAACTGCACGCCTGTTTAGCGAAATGAAAGAAAAGCCAAAGCGCTCAATTCTGTTCGTGTCGGTAACCGGTGAAGAGAAAGGCCTGCTAGGTGCAGACTATTTCGCTCGTAACCCAACGGTACCTGTTACATCAATGGTGGCGAACGTAAACTTAGATATGCCAATTCTAACCTACGAGTTTGCAGACGTTATTGCTTTTGGTGCAAACCACAGCGATTTGCAAGAGTCAGTGGAAAAAGCGGCTGCTAATGCCGATATTGAGCTAAGCCCAGATCCATGGCCAGAGCAGGCACTTTTCACTCGCTCAGATCACTATGCGTTTGTAAAACAAGGTGTACCTTCAGTGTTTATGGTGCCGGGTCTTAAATCTAAAGATCCTAACGTAGACGGAAGCAAGGTGTTTGGCCAGTTCTTATCTACGCACTATCACAAGCCTAGCGATGATATTAATCAGCCATTTAACTGGAATGCTGCAGAGACGTTCACTAAGGTCAACGCACAAATCGGTTGGACGTTAGCAAACCAAAAAGATAAGCCGAAATGGAACGATGGCGATTTCTTTGGTAACACGTTTAGTAAGTAA
- the slmA gene encoding nucleoid occlusion factor SlmA → MPAVKKTNRRAQILQALAGMLETSPGQRITTAKLAEKVGVSEAALYRHFPSKARMFEGLIEFIEETLFTRINKIVNEEKDSLTRCQLILHLILGFAEKNPGITRILNGDALMGEQDRLRARIAKLFERLETQLKQVLRERKLREGKTLSADEATIANMMICYTDGRINGFIRSGFTRKPTEQFNEQWAAFKQMFV, encoded by the coding sequence ATGCCTGCTGTCAAAAAAACAAATCGCAGAGCCCAAATTCTGCAAGCACTTGCTGGAATGTTAGAAACCAGCCCAGGTCAACGTATCACTACTGCTAAGTTAGCGGAAAAAGTCGGCGTGTCTGAAGCGGCACTGTATCGCCATTTCCCCAGTAAAGCGCGAATGTTTGAAGGGCTTATTGAGTTTATTGAAGAAACGCTTTTTACGCGTATCAACAAAATTGTGAACGAAGAAAAAGACTCACTCACGCGCTGTCAGCTTATTCTTCACCTTATTTTAGGCTTTGCCGAAAAGAACCCAGGTATTACACGTATTTTGAACGGCGATGCGTTAATGGGTGAGCAAGACCGGTTACGTGCGCGTATCGCCAAGCTTTTTGAACGTTTAGAAACCCAGCTTAAACAAGTGCTAAGAGAGCGCAAACTGCGTGAAGGGAAAACCCTTTCCGCCGATGAAGCGACCATCGCTAATATGATGATTTGCTATACAGATGGACGTATCAACGGCTTCATTCGCAGCGGCTTTACCCGCAAGCCCACCGAGCAGTTCAATGAACAGTGGGCCGCATTTAAACAGATGTTTGTGTAA
- a CDS encoding DUF885 domain-containing protein, translated as MYRYLLAALLFICSVSSSANSLDDESLYQLLDDIWQYELSVSPLLASREGDSSLAHVLPDISPEALKAQNEQWRAFQKALSQYKKENISTDAYIALLMQQYRLANYVDEYTYRAHLVPINSEYGFHGAMASLPNLSTFKRVEDYQAYISRLNALKPYFDQQITYMKQALKEGYTQPKVVLKGFEDSVASYIVENAVDSGFYSPFTRFPEYFTAEQKAALTEQGKAAINDSVLPAYQMFYDFMVDEYIPNAREDIAANSWPDGVAYYANRAKHYTTTDMSPQEIHDLGLSEVKRIRAQMQQIVDELGFDGDINDFITFLREDPQFYATSAEDLLKEASFIAKKMDAKLPSLFEYLPRTPYGVAPVPDAIAPKYTTGRYIHPSRDDQPGYYWVNTYALDKRPLYALPALTLHEAVPGHHLQISLAAELEDLPMVRRNTYISAFGEGWGLYSEFLGIEAGIYETPYDNFGRLSYEMWRACRLVVDTGMHTMGWSRQQAVDYMMENTALSEHNVNTEIDRYISWPAQALSYKIGEIKIKGLRKKAEQALGERFDVRKFHRAVLENGSVPLFILEQNINTFIKEQKVK; from the coding sequence ATGTATCGCTATCTGTTAGCAGCATTACTATTTATTTGCAGCGTTAGTTCGTCTGCAAATAGCCTTGACGATGAAAGCCTGTATCAACTACTTGATGACATTTGGCAGTACGAGCTTTCGGTTTCGCCGCTTTTAGCCTCTCGCGAAGGCGATAGCTCTCTAGCTCATGTGCTACCCGATATTTCGCCCGAAGCACTTAAAGCACAAAATGAACAATGGCGCGCTTTTCAAAAAGCCTTAAGTCAGTATAAAAAAGAGAATATCTCTACTGACGCTTATATTGCTTTGCTAATGCAGCAATACCGTTTAGCCAACTATGTGGATGAGTATACCTATCGCGCACACTTAGTGCCCATCAATTCAGAATATGGCTTTCATGGTGCCATGGCCTCGCTTCCCAATTTATCTACGTTTAAGCGCGTAGAAGACTACCAAGCATACATTAGCCGCTTAAACGCGCTTAAGCCTTATTTTGACCAGCAAATTACTTACATGAAGCAGGCGCTAAAAGAAGGCTACACGCAGCCTAAAGTCGTGCTGAAAGGGTTTGAAGACTCAGTTGCGTCGTATATTGTTGAAAATGCAGTGGACAGTGGTTTTTATTCTCCGTTTACTCGTTTTCCTGAGTACTTTACTGCCGAGCAAAAAGCTGCACTAACAGAGCAAGGCAAAGCAGCCATAAACGACAGCGTGCTCCCTGCATATCAAATGTTCTACGACTTCATGGTAGATGAATATATCCCTAACGCCCGTGAAGATATAGCCGCAAACAGTTGGCCTGATGGTGTGGCGTATTACGCGAATAGAGCTAAGCATTACACCACCACGGATATGTCGCCTCAGGAAATCCATGATTTAGGGCTGTCTGAAGTAAAACGCATTCGCGCACAAATGCAGCAAATTGTGGATGAACTGGGCTTTGATGGCGACATTAACGACTTCATTACGTTTTTACGAGAAGATCCTCAGTTCTATGCCACCAGTGCGGAAGATTTACTAAAAGAAGCGTCGTTTATTGCAAAGAAAATGGACGCGAAACTCCCTTCTCTTTTTGAGTATCTACCAAGAACGCCCTACGGCGTAGCACCCGTGCCAGATGCTATTGCGCCCAAATATACTACGGGCCGTTATATCCACCCTAGCCGCGATGACCAGCCAGGATATTACTGGGTTAATACCTACGCCCTTGATAAGCGCCCTTTGTATGCGCTACCTGCTTTGACATTACATGAAGCAGTGCCCGGTCATCACCTTCAAATTTCATTAGCAGCAGAGCTTGAAGACTTACCTATGGTACGTCGCAATACTTACATTTCTGCGTTTGGTGAAGGCTGGGGTCTGTACTCTGAGTTTTTAGGTATTGAAGCGGGTATTTATGAAACGCCGTACGACAACTTCGGGCGCTTGAGCTATGAAATGTGGCGAGCATGTCGTTTGGTTGTTGATACCGGTATGCATACGATGGGCTGGAGTCGTCAACAAGCGGTGGACTATATGATGGAAAACACCGCGCTTTCAGAACACAACGTCAATACGGAAATAGACCGCTATATCTCTTGGCCAGCGCAGGCCTTGTCTTACAAGATTGGGGAAATCAAAATCAAAGGCCTTCGCAAGAAAGCAGAACAAGCGTTAGGTGAACGTTTTGACGTGCGTAAATTCCACCGCGCCGTATTAGAAAACGGCTCAGTTCCACTTTTCATATTGGAACAAAACATCAACACGTTTATAAAAGAACAAAAGGTAAAATAA
- a CDS encoding DUF1820 family protein: MSKDDILYRVQFISNNERYELYVKTLMQGALFGFIEIGDFVWDTHTSVVVDPSHERLKAEFSEVTKTYVPMHNVLRIDAVNKKGTAKITNLENKSDKVTAFPSPIYTPTKE, encoded by the coding sequence ATGTCGAAAGACGATATTCTTTATCGCGTTCAATTTATCAGCAATAATGAACGTTATGAGTTATATGTAAAAACCCTTATGCAAGGCGCTTTATTTGGCTTCATCGAGATAGGCGACTTTGTGTGGGATACCCACACGAGTGTTGTTGTAGATCCTAGTCATGAAAGGTTAAAAGCTGAATTTTCTGAAGTAACAAAAACTTATGTTCCTATGCACAACGTTTTACGCATTGACGCCGTAAACAAAAAAGGAACAGCCAAAATTACTAATTTAGAAAATAAATCTGATAAAGTAACGGCTTTCCCTAGTCCAATATATACACCAACGAAAGAGTAG